A single region of the Vagococcus teuberi genome encodes:
- the trxA gene encoding thioredoxin yields MVENITDANFAAETDEGLVLVDFWAPWCGPCRMQGPILDGIATEYQDKVKIVKVNVDENPQTSQAHGIMSIPTLLLKKDGQVVEQMIGVQQKPQLEQVFNKYL; encoded by the coding sequence ATGGTAGAAAATATTACAGATGCAAACTTTGCAGCAGAAACAGATGAAGGATTAGTATTGGTCGACTTCTGGGCACCTTGGTGTGGACCATGTCGTATGCAAGGACCTATCTTAGATGGTATCGCAACAGAATACCAAGACAAAGTAAAAATTGTTAAAGTAAATGTGGATGAAAATCCTCAAACAAGTCAAGCACACGGAATCATGAGTATTCCAACATTATTACTTAAAAAAGATGGTCAAGTTGTTGAACAAATGATTGGTGTCCAACAAAAACCACAATTAGAACAAGTATTTAATAAATATCTTTAA
- the uvrC gene encoding excinuclease ABC subunit UvrC has protein sequence MNERIKNKLALLPDQPGCYLMKDKYNTIIYVGKAKILKNRVRSYFTGTHDEKTQRLVSEIVDFETIITESNTEALLLEINLIQKNMPKYNIMLKDDKSYPFIKITNEKAPRLLITRKVLKDNAIYFGPYPDVKAANETKRLLDKIYPLRKCKNLPNEVCLYYHMGQCLGPCVNPVVEAKYKEMVEEIKKFLNGGYTEIQKEIEGKMIKASENMEFEKAAEYRDQIQSIQSVMTKQKMTNADFVDRDVFGYYADKGWMVVQVFFVRQGKLIERNVFDFPFYNEPEEDMLTFIGQFYQENHHFVPKEILLPKELDKSLVEAMIPTKILQPQRGEKKDLVNLANKNAKIYLEEQFNLIERKEDRTIGAVEKLGQAMKIPTPNRIEAFDNSNIMGVDPVSAMVVYIDGKPSKKDYRKFKIKTVEGPDDYSSMKEVIYRRYSRVIKDNLPMPDLILIDGGKGQVHAAQDVLDNQLGLDIPIAGLAKNDQHKTSELLFGPDLDVVPLKRSSSEFFLLQRIQDEVHRFAITFHRSTRSKTSFASKLDGIEGLGPKRKKKLLTTFKSMKKIEEASVEDLVDSGLPKTVATNVYQHFQTIKK, from the coding sequence GTGAACGAAAGAATAAAAAATAAATTAGCTTTGTTGCCAGATCAGCCAGGCTGTTATTTGATGAAAGATAAATATAATACCATCATCTATGTTGGTAAGGCGAAGATTTTAAAAAATCGAGTGCGATCTTATTTTACTGGGACGCATGATGAGAAAACACAACGACTAGTAAGTGAAATTGTAGATTTTGAGACAATTATCACAGAGTCGAATACGGAAGCCTTGCTTTTAGAGATAAATTTAATCCAAAAGAATATGCCGAAGTATAACATTATGTTAAAAGATGATAAAAGCTATCCTTTTATCAAGATAACAAATGAAAAAGCCCCGAGACTGTTAATTACACGAAAAGTATTAAAAGATAATGCGATTTATTTTGGCCCGTATCCAGATGTAAAAGCAGCGAATGAAACGAAACGATTGCTTGATAAGATTTATCCACTTAGAAAATGTAAAAATTTACCAAATGAAGTGTGTTTATACTATCATATGGGACAATGTTTAGGTCCTTGTGTGAACCCAGTAGTAGAAGCAAAGTATAAAGAGATGGTAGAAGAAATTAAAAAGTTTTTAAATGGTGGCTATACTGAGATTCAAAAAGAAATTGAAGGAAAAATGATAAAAGCCTCTGAAAATATGGAGTTTGAAAAAGCGGCAGAATATCGTGATCAAATTCAGTCTATTCAAAGTGTGATGACCAAACAAAAAATGACGAATGCAGATTTTGTCGATCGTGATGTTTTTGGCTATTATGCTGACAAAGGGTGGATGGTTGTTCAAGTCTTTTTTGTTAGACAAGGAAAACTAATTGAACGAAATGTATTTGATTTTCCATTTTACAATGAGCCAGAGGAAGATATGTTGACTTTTATTGGGCAGTTTTATCAAGAGAATCACCATTTTGTTCCTAAAGAAATACTATTACCAAAAGAACTGGATAAAAGCCTTGTCGAAGCGATGATTCCAACTAAAATTTTACAACCTCAACGCGGAGAGAAAAAAGATTTAGTGAATCTAGCCAATAAAAATGCCAAAATATATTTAGAAGAACAATTTAATTTAATAGAAAGAAAAGAAGATAGAACAATTGGCGCTGTAGAAAAATTAGGGCAAGCAATGAAAATACCAACGCCTAATAGAATAGAAGCATTTGATAACTCGAATATTATGGGAGTGGATCCCGTTTCTGCTATGGTGGTTTACATTGACGGAAAACCATCAAAAAAAGACTATCGTAAATTTAAAATTAAAACAGTTGAAGGTCCAGATGATTATTCTTCAATGAAAGAAGTGATTTATCGAAGGTATTCACGAGTGATAAAGGACAATTTACCAATGCCGGATTTAATTTTAATTGATGGTGGAAAAGGACAAGTACATGCTGCTCAAGATGTTCTTGATAACCAATTAGGTTTAGATATACCAATTGCAGGATTAGCTAAAAATGATCAGCATAAAACTAGTGAATTATTATTTGGGCCAGACTTAGATGTTGTGCCTTTAAAAAGAAGTTCTTCAGAGTTCTTTTTACTTCAACGTATACAAGATGAGGTGCATAGATTTGCGATAACATTCCACCGTTCAACCCGTAGTAAAACAAGTTTCGCATCAAAACTTGACGGAATAGAAGGTCTTGGACCAAAACGTAAGAAAAAACTATTAACGACATTTAAATCTATGAAAAAAATTGAGGAAGCAAGTGTTGAAGATTTAGTTGATTCTGGCCTTCCAAAAACTGTTGCAACCAATGTATACCAACATTTTCAAACGATAAAAAAATAG
- a CDS encoding NAD(P)/FAD-dependent oxidoreductase, whose product MSRPRVVILGAGYAGLKTAKELSKKNVDADIILVNKNDYHYESTQLHEVAAGTEPASKITFNIVDVIDTKKVQFLKDTVIKVDKDNKKVLLENTGELAYDYLVMALGFESETFGIPGVDDYSLPLVNIKTAEAAQAHLDRALANYQKSKDELDLSIVVCGAGFTSIEYLGEITNRIPKLAKTMNFPMDKVKITCIEAMPTLLPMFSEKLGQFGIDVLKKRGVTFKVGTPIKEIKEHTVVYEENGELKEVHAHTIIWTTGVKGSHVVGESGFSERRGRVMVEKDLRVEGYPDIFMIGDVSAVMDEESGRPFPTTAQIAIKQGEAAANNLARLLTNQPTEAFTFKSLGTVASIGNNVGIGQILGGKEVKGYMGSIVKKSIINKSLLAVGTAGTLLKKGRFDYYH is encoded by the coding sequence ATGAGCAGACCTAGAGTCGTTATTTTGGGAGCAGGCTATGCAGGCTTAAAAACAGCTAAAGAATTAAGTAAGAAAAATGTTGATGCTGATATCATTTTGGTGAACAAAAATGATTATCACTATGAATCAACGCAGTTACACGAAGTAGCAGCAGGAACAGAACCAGCCAGTAAAATAACTTTCAACATTGTTGATGTTATTGATACTAAGAAAGTTCAGTTCTTAAAGGACACTGTTATCAAAGTGGATAAAGATAACAAAAAAGTTTTATTAGAAAATACTGGTGAATTAGCTTATGACTATTTAGTGATGGCATTAGGATTTGAATCAGAAACATTTGGTATTCCAGGTGTTGATGACTATTCGTTACCATTAGTGAATATTAAAACAGCTGAAGCAGCACAAGCTCATCTAGATAGAGCATTAGCTAACTACCAAAAATCTAAAGATGAATTAGATTTATCTATCGTTGTTTGTGGAGCTGGATTTACAAGTATTGAGTATTTAGGAGAAATTACAAATCGTATTCCTAAATTAGCTAAAACAATGAATTTTCCAATGGATAAAGTGAAAATTACTTGTATTGAAGCAATGCCAACATTACTACCAATGTTCTCTGAAAAACTTGGTCAATTTGGTATTGATGTATTGAAAAAACGTGGTGTAACGTTTAAAGTCGGAACACCAATTAAAGAAATCAAAGAGCATACTGTTGTTTACGAAGAAAATGGTGAGTTGAAAGAAGTTCATGCTCATACCATTATTTGGACAACGGGTGTTAAAGGTAGTCATGTTGTTGGTGAATCTGGATTTTCTGAACGTCGTGGACGTGTAATGGTTGAAAAAGATTTACGTGTTGAAGGATATCCTGATATCTTCATGATCGGTGACGTGAGTGCTGTGATGGATGAAGAGTCTGGAAGACCATTCCCAACAACAGCTCAAATTGCTATTAAACAAGGTGAAGCCGCTGCAAATAACTTAGCTCGCTTATTAACTAACCAACCAACAGAAGCTTTTACTTTCAAATCTTTAGGTACTGTTGCTTCAATCGGTAATAATGTTGGTATCGGACAAATATTAGGTGGTAAAGAAGTCAAAGGTTATATGGGTTCAATTGTTAAGAAAAGCATTATTAATAAATCACTTCTTGCGGTAGGAACAGCAGGAACCCTTCTTAAAAAAGGTCGATTTGATTATTATCATTAA
- the sdaAA gene encoding L-serine ammonia-lyase, iron-sulfur-dependent, subunit alpha → MFETIEELVILANEYGSLAEAMIQTEIEVSQRPREVIIAHMEKNLSVMSASIEKGVKGVTSVTGLTGGDAPRMNQYINKGDFLSGETILRAVQNAMAVNEVNAEMGLICATPTAGSAGVAAGVLSALTDERDLTKEQQINFLFAAGAIGLVIANNASISGAAGGCQAEVGSASAMASGALVETCGGTPEQASQAVAITIINMLGLICDPVAGLVEIPCIKRNALGASQAFISADMALAGVKSVIPVDEVIEAMHQVGMQMPSAFKETAEGGLAATKTGKKIMHQLYNNK, encoded by the coding sequence ATGTTTGAAACAATTGAAGAATTAGTTATTTTAGCAAATGAATATGGTTCGCTTGCTGAAGCCATGATCCAAACAGAAATAGAAGTTTCACAGCGACCACGTGAAGTGATTATAGCTCACATGGAAAAAAATCTTTCCGTCATGTCAGCCTCAATTGAAAAAGGGGTAAAAGGGGTCACTTCCGTAACCGGTTTAACCGGTGGAGATGCTCCTAGAATGAATCAATATATTAATAAAGGTGATTTTTTAAGTGGTGAAACTATTTTACGTGCGGTGCAAAATGCCATGGCAGTCAATGAAGTAAATGCTGAGATGGGGTTAATTTGCGCCACACCTACTGCTGGGAGTGCCGGTGTAGCTGCTGGAGTATTATCTGCTCTAACAGATGAACGTGATTTAACAAAAGAGCAACAAATCAACTTTTTATTTGCAGCTGGTGCTATCGGTTTGGTCATTGCTAACAATGCCTCAATTAGCGGGGCTGCTGGAGGATGCCAAGCTGAAGTCGGATCAGCTAGCGCTATGGCAAGTGGAGCACTTGTTGAAACTTGTGGTGGTACACCTGAACAAGCATCTCAAGCTGTCGCTATTACTATTATCAATATGCTTGGTTTAATCTGTGACCCGGTTGCAGGCTTGGTAGAAATTCCTTGTATTAAGAGAAATGCTCTTGGTGCATCACAAGCATTTATTTCTGCCGATATGGCTTTAGCAGGAGTAAAAAGTGTCATTCCTGTTGATGAAGTCATTGAAGCCATGCATCAAGTGGGAATGCAAATGCCTTCTGCTTTTAAAGAAACTGCTGAAGGTGGACTAGCTGCCACTAAAACAGGTAAAAAAATTATGCATCAACTTTATAATAATAAATGA